In the Lepidochelys kempii isolate rLepKem1 chromosome 3, rLepKem1.hap2, whole genome shotgun sequence genome, one interval contains:
- the LOC140909627 gene encoding activator of 90 kDa heat shock protein ATPase homolog 2-like isoform X2, translated as MRRGCMEESTNVIVQEVDKWTDEGTMKESGEKHEGFVEIPNLSEENEVDDTEISVSKKKGDGDVLKDLMRTEGTSKIREALRHYLKVLKTEFTLGMILPTKTSAGLELAVKKKLSENNVQDSVLPVSLDTVGVKIPTVKILLKEMFDSPVEELYSIFITKELVQKFSKSCAVIQAKRGGKLQMFDGCITGEYIELLPSQRIVMKWRCRNWPHEHYATVALNFKDRATQTELQVECKGVPVCNEDSTRQCWQKQHFKEIHVLLEQTKVNAE; from the exons ATGCGTAGGGGCTGTATGGAAGAAAGCACAAATGTGATTGTGCAAGAAGTTGACAAATGGACAGATGAGG GTACAATGAAAGAATCTGGTGAGAAACATGAGGGATTTGTTGAAATTCCTAACCTGTCAGAAGAAAATGAGGTGGATGATACAGAG ATAAGTGTAAGCAAAAAGAAAGGAGATGGAGATGTGCTAAAGGATCTTATGAGAACAGAAGGAACTTCAAAAATCAGGGAGGCTCTCAGACATTATCTGAAAGTTCTTAAAACAG AGTTTACTCTGGGAATGATCCTACCAACCAAAACTTCAGCTGGTCTGGAGctagcagttaaaaaaaaattgagtgagAATAACGTGCAG GATTCTGTTTTACCAGTTTCTTTGGATACAGTTGGTGTAAAAATTCCAACAGTAAAGATACTTCTGAAAGAGATGTTTGACTCTCCGGTAGAGGAGCTTTATAGCATCTTCATAACTAAGGAG TTGGTGCAGAAATTTTCTAAAAGTTGTGCTGTGATCCAAGCCAAAAGAGGAGGGAAACTTCAAATGTTTGATGGTTGTATTACTGGTGAATATATAGAATTG TTACCCAGCCAAAGGATTGTCATGAAATGGAGATGCAGGAACTGGCCTCATG AACATTATGCAACGGTTGCTTTGAATTTCAAGGATCGGGCAACTCAAACTGAGTTACAGGTAGAGTGCAAAGGAGTCCCTGTCTGTAATGAAGACAGTACAAGACAGTGTTGGCAGAAGCAGCATTTTAAAGAAATACATGTTTTACTGGAACAGACCAAAGTAAATGCTGAATGA